The genomic interval AGAACCCATAGTTCATACAATTATTACGAGTGTCCTGAATTCAAGCCCAATATATAATAGAGGATAATGGTCTTTCAAAGAGTTCTTAAACAGATGTTGAGAAACATAAAAACGAAACTGAAATGAAGATCAGATTTGGGGGATATTAACATACCAGTGACACTTCGAAAATTGAAGTCAGACAGTCCTTTTCCAAGAGAGTTCTGCCAGATTGCTTCTAGAGCTGGCACAATAGGAGAGACATCAGTCCCAGGAGCCAAGAATCCCAGCCTGGTGAAATCATTCGCCATCTCAACGTAGTCTTCATTTACGGCATGGACGACAGCATCAATCAAAATCTGTTTATTTTGCTGAAATAAGAGATATTTGAGTAAATTAGAATTAGTAACAAACTCAAGGCTTTATATCTTAATAAAATGCCCTAATATCTTATTGAAGGGAGACATCATATGATCCTGTCTACTGCAATATTGATTTTGTCCATTAACCCAATTATCAACACAAATGCAAAAATGGCACTCCCTATAAAATGAATCAAATAGAAAGGAAGACCTAATATACATATCAAATGTCTTTGGAGTGCGTATATTCACCTGACTAAGCACCGCGACATTCCCAAAGTCAACATATCCAATACGTCCATCACACATAGCAAACACATTTCCAGGATGTGGATCTCCATGGAACAATCCAAATTCCAGTAACTGCCGCAACGCAGCACTGACTCCAACAGTTAAGAACCCATTTACATCAATGCCAGCTTCTCTAATTGCCTGCAACACAAGGTGGTGATATTAATGACAGATAAGTGACAATCTGGTATGGGCAATAACATTGTTCCAACTGACAATTCTACCTGTGGGTTGGTGCACCGGATACCATCGATCCACTCCATTACTAAAACACGTGGACCAGAAAGCTGTTTGTAAACCTCAGGTATCTTGACAGTAGGATCATCTTTGAAGTTCTCAAGAAAATCTTCAATATTGCGGGCTTCCTGTAACAGAGGAAAGAGAgttttattattaattaaacttacagaaagaaaatgcAACTACTTCCAAATATGGTAGCAGAGGTAAAGACCGTATAGTGCTTCTATATAGCAGGTCTGAAAGATACCAGAGTGTAATCAAGCTCCTCCAAAAGCTTCTCACCGAATTCATCAACAATGAGTTCAGCATTGCACCCAAGTTTCTGTAGACTGATTCCATTTAAGAATGAAGCAAGAGTACGGAACAGAAAAAGATCCCTATGTATTATAGGTTCTATATGTGGCCTTTGAACCTGCAAGTACAAAagaattggaatattaaattTTGCTCAGGCTTGTTCTGAATCCATTAAAATATGACTCCTGCAACTAAAGTACCCGAGTAGACACCTGAAtatctcttttaatttttttccttcttttttgtttcagGAATGTATTCAAAATTCGAATTAAAGGAAATtgagatatatattatatgagATAAGCATAAAAAGTTGGTACTAGCTAGCCAAGATATATTGAACAGCAGTGACACTAAAATTCATGTGTATGGACAAGTTTGGAAAAGTTGATGGTATCGGATAAACCTTAATAGCTACATCCTCGCCAGTGTCACGTAAATAGCTCGGTAAACTTGACCCAAACTGGCAGCTGCTATAGTCTGTGGCGAAATTTTACTGAATATAGCTTCAAGGGGTTGACCCAACTCCTCTTCAATTATGTTGAAGGCGACCTGAAAACAATGTGGAGTTGAGTCAGATACGTGACTACAATCATAAGTTTTCAGACCCCATGCACCATTATAGTGTCTCATGATAAAAGCAACTGGAAACAGataaatttcatgattgagtGGTTTTTACCTGATTTGGGAACGGAGGAACATCATCTTGGAGAATGCAGAGTTCGTTCATGTAATCTTCTCTGATAATATCAGGTCTGTTTGCAAGAACCTTTCAACACGAATCAAATCAGTCGTGCATTCCATGGAGCAAATCAGCAAACATAGGAATGCATAATTCAATGGCAGGTATACAACAAGTTTTACTAATTTGCAAAgataattcaaaataaaaacacgCTAGTCATTATAAATTCAACTTCATTGCCAATGTCATTCTCACCTGGCCAGCTTTGATGAAAGAAGGCCCCAAATCACATAGGAGATTTCTAAGCTGTCGAGCACGCTTTGGTACAACTTCTTGATCCCTTCCGACGAAGCAGTCATACATCAAAGTAGACCAAtaccagcccaaagtccacaCTATCTCCACACCTCTCGAAATTAGCGATGCAACTGCGCCATTTGATTCCAACACCTTATTCCTCACCTAAATTATAACCAAACAGCACAAAAATCATAACAAATCAGTTATAACATCCTCACAAATCCAAGCAAAAACAACTTCAACATTAGAATCATCCAAATTCACCTAAAACTAAACACTAATCCAGCTCACAAACACAAGAAGCTACTAGATTCATTAAATTAACACATAAattataatgaaaaatcaaaatagaaCTAGGCTGATTCAATCAAGCGTGGATGAAATCGCATACAGTCTCGGGAGTATACTTGCGAAACGGCACGCAAACCCCGCGCTCGAAGTCGAGCTGCTCCATGGCGGCGCTAGACTTGCCGAGACTGAtctcgccgccgccgccggacGACACCAACCTCCGCCTTGTTCCGACCGCGGCGGCATTCGAAACTCGGAATCTCCTCCCGCCTCTTCGGACTCTTCGCCTGTAATCAAACACTCCCGACGGTCCATATCTCTGACCGGGAAAAGTACGAGCTCCGGCGGAGCTGAGATGCTTGGCGGGAAAGGGAGCGGGGCACGTGCAAGTGACAGAAACGGAATTCATGGGATTGTGATGATCCGGTGGTTTTCAGTGGAGGTGGTTTTGAAGACGAGGCATAGgggaagagaggagagaggTGAGTGGAGGTGTAACGACTTTAACAAATTTggagtttaaaaaaaaagtatatatgggtgagggagagggagaggaggcCACATAAACTGTGTGACAGTAAATTTGGATAGTCGAAAACGTAAAGGGGAAAGTGGCTGTGATTTGAACGTGATGTGCTCAACACTGCCAAATCATCTGTTCTATCTGAAATGGAATCTTATGGATTAACAGATGAAGGcggagaattttttttttgaaagcgGTTTGGAAC from Argentina anserina chromosome 2, drPotAnse1.1, whole genome shotgun sequence carries:
- the LOC126782935 gene encoding LOW QUALITY PROTEIN: protein ACTIVITY OF BC1 COMPLEX KINASE 1, chloroplastic (The sequence of the model RefSeq protein was modified relative to this genomic sequence to represent the inferred CDS: inserted 1 base in 1 codon); protein product: MNSVSVTCTCPAPFPAKHLSSAGARTFPGQRYGPSGVFDYRRRVRRGGRRFRVSNAAAVGTRRRLVSSGGGGEISLGKSSAAMEQLDFERGVCVPFRKYTPETVRNKVLESNGAVASLISRGVEIVWTLGWYWSTLMYDCFVGRDQEVVPKRARQLRNLLCDLGPSFIKAGQVLANRPDIIREDYMNELCILQDDVPPFPNQVAFNIIEEELGQPLEAIFSKISPQTIAAASLGQVYRAXLRDTGEDVAIKVQRPHIEPIIHRDLFLFRTLASFLNGISLQKLGCNAELIVDEFGEKLLEELDYTLEARNIEDFLENFKDDPTVKIPEVYKQLSGPRVLVMEWIDGIRCTNPQAIREAGIDVNGFLTVGVSAALRQLLEFGLFHGDPHPGNVFAMCDGRIGYVDFGNVAVLSQQNKQILIDAVVHAVNEDYVEMANDFTRLGFLAPGTDVSPIVPALEAIWQNSLGKGLSDFNFRSVTGKFNELVYNYPIRIPESFSLVIRSLLTQEGICFTLQRDFKFLEVAYPYVAKRLLTDPNPALRERLIQVLFKDGVFQWKRLENLIVLSKENVSMMSSNPALQAKQIQGLRDLQVNKKLDLTDTIKDGARLFIFDEGIRRKLILALTEDSKLHIEELVDVYRLVEDQIDIQTVAVEVARDFPSFVRDMMLSWSDSVLTDR